One genomic window of Eptesicus fuscus isolate TK198812 chromosome 6, DD_ASM_mEF_20220401, whole genome shotgun sequence includes the following:
- the ABHD17A gene encoding alpha/beta hydrolase domain-containing protein 17A, with product MGLGCCLLTELLSGAVAGGCPPPSPTRISEQPYPSAAERGLSWGPVPAMNGLSVTELCCLFCCPPCPGRIAAKLAFLPPEPTYSLVPEPEPRPGGAGATALGTLRASTGTPRRWKLHLMERSDFQYSQRELDTIEVFLTKSSRGNRVACMYVRCVPGARYTVLFSHGNAVDLGQMSSFYIGLGTRINCNIFSYDYSGYGVSSGRPSEKNLYADIDAAWQALRTRYGISPDSIVLYGQSIGTVPTVDLASRYECAAVVLHSPLTSGMRVAFPDTRKTYCFDAFPNIEKVSKITSPVLIIHGTEDEVIDFSHGLALYERCPKAVEPLWVEGAGHNDIELYSQYLERLRRFISQELPSQRA from the exons ATGGGGCTGGGCTGCTGCCTCCTAACAGAGCTTTTGTCTGGGGCAGTGGCTGGGGGttgccctcccccctctcccacccgcaTCTCGGAGCAACCCTACCCCTCTGCTGCTGAGCGAGGCCTGTCTTGGGGCCCGGTGCCCGCCATGAACGGCCTGTCGGTGACTGAGCTCTGCTGCCTCTTCTGTtgcccgccctgccctggccgcATTGCCGCCAAGCTCGCCTTCCTGCCGCCGGAGCCCACCTACTCGCTGGTgcctgagcctgagcccaggcctggtggggCTGGGGCCACCGCCTTGGGGACCCTGCGGGCCTCCACGGGCACCCCCAGACGTTGGAAGCTCCACCTGATGGAGCGCTCTGATTTCCAGTACAGCCAGCGTGAGCTGGACACTATTGAGGTCTTCCTGACCAAGAGCAGCCGGGGCAACCGCGTTGCCTGCATGTATGTGCGCTGTGTGCCCGGAGCCAG GTACACAGTCCTTTTCTCACATGGCAATGCAGTGGACCTGGGCCAGATGAGCAGCTTCTACATTGGCCTGGGCACACGCATCAACTGTAATATCTTCTCCTATGACTACTCGGGCTATGGCGTTAGCTCGGGCAGGCCCTCTGAGAAGAACCTCTATGCCGACATCGATGCTGCCTGGCAGGCCTTGCGCACCCG GTACGGCATCAGTCCAGATAGCATCGTCCTGTATGGGCAGAGCATCGGCACAGTGCCCACCGTGGACCTGGCCTCCCGCTACGAGTGCGCTGCGGTGGTGCTGCACTCCCCGCTCACCTCGGGCATGCGTGTTGCCTTCCCAGACACCAGGAAGACCTACTGCTTTGATGCTTTCCCCAA CATCGAGAAGGTGTCCAAGATCACATCGCCGGTGCTTATCATCCATGGCACGGAGGACGAGGTGATCGACTTCTCGCACGGGCTGGCGCTCTATGAGCGCTGCCCCAAGGCCGTGGAGCCGCTGTGGGTGGAGGGCGCCGGGCACAACGACATTGAGCTCTACAGCCAGTACCTGGAACGCCTGCGCCGCTTCATCTCCCAGGAGCTGCCCAGCCAGCGCGCCTAG